TAAGGTCGATGATCATGGTCACTAAAACTTTAGAGATCCACAGCGAAAATATTCTTCCCATTATCAAAAGATGGCTCTATTCAGATAAAGATATCTTTATTCGCGAACTTGTTTCGAATGCATGCGACGCAATTCATAAAGTCAAAATTTTGCAGGATAAAGGGGAATTGTCAGCCAGTTCCGATGATCCTTTTAGGATTGAAATTCACATTGATAAAGAAAACAAAACACTGACTTTTAGCGATAATGGAATTGGAATGGATGCTGAGGAAGTGCAAAAATACATTGCACAAATCGCCTTTTCCAGTGCTGAAGAATTCATGGAAAAATACAAGTCTCATAATGAAACCGATCAATTTATTGGGCATTTCGGCTTAGGATTCTATTCTGCGTACATGGTCGCTAGCAAAGTCGAAATCAATACCCTTTCATACAAAGAAGGTGCTGAGCCTGTGCGTTGGATTTGCGATGGTTCTGCTCAATATGAGCTGGAAGTGGGGACACGAACGAAGCGTGGAACTGAAGTGATTTTGTATGTGGATAAAGACAGTGAAGAATTTTTAGATCCTGCACGCATACGTCAAATCCTGAATCATTATTGCTCATTCCTTCCTTATCCTGTCTATTTGGAAGATTCCCATATTAACCATGAAGAGCCCCTTTGGATTAAATCTCCTTCAGAATGCACTTCAGAAGATTATCTCCGTTTTTATCGTCATCTTTACCCCATGGATCCAGATCCGCTATTCTGGGTGCATTTAAATGTGGATTATCCTTTCCATTTAAAAGGAATTCTCTATTTCCCTAAGCTTAATCGCGATTTTGATATCAGCAAAAACACCGTGAAGCTATTTTGCAACCGCGTTTTTGTATCAGATAATTGTAAAGATGTGATCCCAAATTACCTCATGGCTTTAAGAGGCGTCATTGATAGTCCGGATATTCCATTGAACGTATCACGAAGCTATTTGCAAATGGACCGAACAGTTAGACAGTTGGGCAATCACATTTCCAAAAAAGTGGCAGATAGCTTAGCCACCTTGTATCGTACTGAAAGAGAACGCTTTTTAGAGTGCTGGTCCGATGTAGGTCAAGTTGTCAAGCTTGGAATATTGGAAGACGAAAAATTTTATGATAAAGCCAAAAGCTTCCTTGTATGGAAGAATGTCAATGGGGAGTGGATCACTGTTGAGGAATATCTTGAACGTAATGAAAGCAAGATTAAAGACAAGGTGTTCTATACGATAGATGGTGAACATCTTTCCCACTTTGCAGAAGTTTATCACAAACAAGGGATTGAAATTTTAGTTGCCAATAGTCCTTTTGATCCTTATCTCATTCAATTTTTAGAAAGAAAGCTGACTCCCGTTGTCTTCAAGCGAGTCGATTCGGATATCGACGAAAGTATCCTTGATAAAGAAAAAGAGAAGACACTTTTAGATGCGGAAGGCAGAACAGAAGCTGGAAAAATCGCGGACTTCGTACGTTCCAAGCTGGAGAATGAAAATGTGGAAGTTGAAGCGAAAAGTTTAGCAGCGGAATCAGTACCTGGTGTGGTTGTAATCGATGAACAACAACGGCGAATGCGCGATTATATGCGCAGCTTGGATCCAAAAGATGCCTCTCGTGTAAAAGGTCTTATGGATAAGCGCAAGCTTGTGATCAACACAAACAGTCCGTTTGTCTCACTTGTGCAAAAATTGGATCAAATCCAACCTGAATTGACAGGGGATTTAGTCAAGCAGATCTATGAAATGGCGTTGCTATCGCAAAAAGAAATGGATCCCGCTGAACTGAAAGAATTTTTGGAAAGAAATGCTCGGCTTCTTGAAAAGCTGACAGAAAAATTAATCGATGCCAAACAACAGTAAATCAATAAGGCCTCCATTTTTGGAGGCCTTAAATTAATCTTATGCACATGCGTTCTTCTATTCTCTCTTTTTTTATTTTCTTTTTATCCGTTTTCATTCATTTGGAAGGTGTCAATCCCATTTGTGTTTATTTGACATGGAGTGGAGATCCTCTGACCACTATGACAATTCAATGGATCACTAACTTAGAAGAAATAAAAGATGAACTTCACTTTTGCCAAAAGGATGATCAAACGAAGTGGCAATCCAAGGCAGGTTCGCATGCTAAAATGCCGCTGCACTTCCCTTATTTGATTCATCGCACTGAGCTAACGCAATTGAGTCCTGATACCATTTATTGTTTTAAGTTTAGTGAGGAAGGAAAGACTTACCAGTTTAAAACAATGCCTGCAGATCTGGAAAAGCCGATTCACTTTGTGGCAGGGGGAGATGTTTATCACGATGGCATTGAGTATGTGATTGAGACCAATCGACAAGCAGCAGCTCTTAATCCTTGTTTTGCACTGATTGGTGGTGATATCGCTTATTCGAATACGACACGTAATATGCGTTGGATTGAATGGTTATCAGCATGGGAAAAAACCATGGTGACACAAGATGGGTGTTTGATCCCCATTGTGCCAGGCATCGGAAATCATGATGTTGACGGTGGATTCAATCAAAATCCTGTCGACGCTCCTTTTTACTACGCCTTATTCGGCCTTCCTGGGTATCACGCTATCGATTTTGGAAAATATTTAAGTTTAGTCATCATGGATTCAGGCCATACACATCCCATTGAGGGGGTTCAAACGCATTGGTTGGCTAAAACGTTGCATGAAAGAGAGGCGATTCCTCATAAATTTGCTCTCTATCATGTCCCCGCTTATCCATGTGTTCGTCATTACAAATATAAGTATAGTGTGCTCGTGCGGACGAACTGGGGCACGTTATTTGAACAGTTTGGACTAAACGCTGCTTTTGAAAACCATGACCATGCCTATAAACGGACTTTCCCTTTGAAGAATCGGCAAGTTGTTCCCACCGGAGTTTTATATCTAGGAGATGGAGCCTGGGGTGTCAAAAAGCCGAGAGCACCAAAAAAGCCTAAAAAAGCCTGGTATTTGGCTTTCACTGCGCAAAAGAGACATTTTATCCATGTGATCTTATCAAAGGATAAAAGGGAATATCAAGCAATTGACCATCGAGGCATTGTTTTTGATTCCGTTTCTCAACCTGTTTTACAAGAACAGAAAATTTAATCACGTCTCTCTATGAGGAGATTTAAATTTATCTCCACTTATTTTGTCGTTAATCTCGGTTGAATAAAAATATAGTTTATTTCATTAAGTGCTGACCCAGTGATTAAATTTCCTTCTTTTTCCTCCAAAAGTTGCAATTCTAACATTAGAGACATGCACGCGATGCTTTGCATTGGTGATGGGCAAATCTTTTATTTGGTCATAAAAATGCATCGCGGAATACGATTTTTAGATCATATAGTTGGCTAAAAAACTTCACAACTTTTTGTGCATCAAGATCTAGGTGAAATCTTTTTCCGAACCTTCTTCGAAAGGTAAATTTTGATAAATTTGGAGGACCTGCTCTTCTGAATTTTGCGACAGCAGAGTGGCTTGTTCTTTAGAAATTATCAATTGGAATAATGGGGATCGTTTTTTACGATCACTTAAGTCTTTAATTATCTATTGAGAGTGCTTACTTTGGCATAAAATACTCTCATTAATGTATTAATTAGTCTAATTACATTATGTTTTTTATATGACGTTGCAATGTGAAATATCTGCAATAAATGTTAGTAAGTGCGTTGTTTTCTATTCAAGGGTCCATTAAATCGTCTCTATTTGTATGTATTGAAGTGTTTTCATACAAAAAAGATGCTGCTTTTTATTCCAACAGCACTTAGTTGGTTCTGAGCATTTTATAATAATATGGAAGAAATTTCCTCATTATATTGTTTATTTTTAAAGTGATTATTACTTTCTGAAAAGTTTTTTTTCTATTCATTGTCTGCTGAGAATAAGGACTATAAGAGGAGAGGGATTTATTTTGCTAAAAACAGATCAAAATTTATTTTATTTTTGTTAAGGTGAGGCTAATCCCTTCTAAGGATTTTAAGGGTTTTTCATGGATTTCCAAAATGCGTTAAGCCATGTTTTTTAAAAATATAAATAAAAAGTGATCAAACGATTGGGGGACTTGTGAAAACAATCTACTTCTGTTTTTTCTGGATGATCATTTTGGGCGGATTGTTCTGTTCAGGACATGCGGATGAAGCAACAGGAACTTTAGTGGTGACCTATCAGACAGGAGTCAAGGGAGAACGTTTAGACCGTGTGCGCTTCTGGCTAAGACAAAATGACAAAAACCAGCAACTTCATCCTGCCAATCATGCTTGTGTAGAGGATTTGGGTAAACTTTCCAGGACTGTTGTCGTGGAGAATTTAGTTCCGGGAGATTATACCCTGGATTTTGTCATTCCTAATAAAGACTCTTTTTTTTCTCAACCAGAGAAAAAACACATCAAAATTCTGCCTAATCAGGTTACAAAGGTAAACCAAAACCTACAACCTCGTTATGCGTCCATTATCATTCATACAGTTGCGGGGGAGCAAGCACAATTTCCTAGACCCCCCAAAATTAGCTTACACGCATCCTGTGGAAAAACGGTCAGTTATTCCTCTGAAGGTCTTTTAAATGCAGATGCTTTAAATCCGGGTTGCTATACTATCGTATTTGAAGAATTGGATGGATATGCATGCCCAAAGCCTTTAGAAGTCGTTTTGAAGCCTGAAGAAAAATTAGGACCTTTGACAGGTCTGTATCTTCCGAATTCATTGGTTCGAGAAGTAAGTTCAGAAAAAGAGGATGTAGGGACGCTTCTTTTGTTCTATAACATTCATGTTTCGAGTGAACATCTTGAGCATTTAAAATTTCGTCTAAAAGCGAGCAATGGACACCTTCTTTCACAGGAAAATTTGGCCAAAGCTGCTCAATATCAATTAAAATCAGGACTTCTAGCTGTTTTGAGAGAACTACCAGCTGGTCGTTATGAAGTGGAATTCTATTTGGATGAGCAAGATATTTCCCCTAAAATTTTATCTAGAAAAAATTTTGAGATAAAAAAAGGAGAAATGAACTCTGTTCAAATGGCCTTCCCATCAGAAGAAGTTGTTGCTTTTAAAGAAGCTCTTTTGATGCATAGAGAAATGGAGAGAAGAGATAAGGAGCTCGCTTTTTCTAACAATCCAAAAGCCATGCAGCCCGCATTTTTAACCGTAAAGTGTAATTTATCTGATACATCTTGGGCTCTTTACCGACGCTCTATGCTTATCTATACAGGGACGGGATCGGTGGATCGTTTAAAAGTGCCACCTGGAGGACCCTATGTAATTAAACCTGAAAAGAAAGATGACTTCGACATCCATATGACGCCGAAAGGACCTTTTTTCCTTGAAGCTTCTAAGTTTTTGCAGGTAGACATTTTTTATGAAAAACAGGCGCTAATTGAAAACGTCGCTGAAAATTTACCCACCATTACAACCCCGGCCTTCCTTTCACTTGATACGGAAGATTACTCAAAAAAGGACCATCTTCCTCCCTTGCTTTTGGCAAAAGTGACAGGGGGAAAAGTGATTGTTGGGGATCCTTCTAAAAGCATAAAGGAAAATGAACAATCTTCTCGTATCTTAACTCTTAATCCTTTTGAAATCGGGATTTATGAAGTCTCGAATACTGAATATGTCAAATGGCTAAATTATGCCTTAGAAAATCGTCAAATTATTTATTCCGCTCAAGCTGAACATGTTGGAATTGTGCGAGATTTAAATGGGCATGTTTTATGCAAGACAAGAGAAGCAGATCCCCATAGTCAAATTTTTACACTTGAGCCTAGTGCGGGGAAAACGGTTTTCATGTTTATCGCGGATAAAGGAAGTCATCCAGTCATCAATGTTTCTTGGTATGGTGCCAATGCATTTTGTAAAGACTATGACTTGAGATTACCGACCGAAGCCGAATGGGAAAAAGCTGCAGGAATGCACATCCAAGAAGAAAAAGAACCCTTGCAAAAGTTTCTTTTTGGATTTAGTCAAAATGAGATTGATCCCTCATGGGCCAATTATAAAAGTAATGACGTACCCCTTAAAAAAGAGAGGTCTTGACGACCGAAGTAGGATTTTTTAATGGGCGCAACAAGGTCAATGTAGGAGGTAGAGAGATCATCACGCATGATGCCAAAAGTCCTATTGGTGCTTACGATATGAGTGGGAATGTGTGGGAATGGGTGTCAGAAAGCTATACATCAGGATCAACGGGGGCAGAGAAAATTGTAAAGGGAGGGTGTTATGATAGTTTGGCTGATGGGGTAAGAGTGGCAGAAAGGTTAGCCTTAGATCCTGAGCATACAGATTCATATACAGGCTTTAGAGTCGCAAAAACAACACTTCCGCTAGAGCTTCTCAAGTCAAAAAAAGAGACAGCCAAAGATGTCAACACAAACGTATTTCCCAATCCATCGAAATAGGGGGCCCTCATGCAATTGGAAGAGATATTGCGAGAGTATGGCAGACGAAAAGGAATCGGTAAATTAGAACTTGATGACGAAGGCATTTGCCGCTTGATGATTAACAAAACAAGTACGATTAGTTTTGAAAAATCTCTTTTTGACAATGGCTTTTTTATTTACACATCCGTCGGTATTCTACCTGTAGATAAGGAAAAAGAGTTGTCTCTCGCAGCTTTAATTGGAAATTTATTTGGGAAAGAAACAGGTCAAGCTCATTTAGGCTATGAACCTAATAGTCGCTCTTTAGTTCTTTTTACTTTTATTTCTTATGAAGGTTTGACCTATTCCAAGTTTAATTCGGATTTTGAAGAATTTATTTACTATATGTTATACTGGATTAGTAAGTTTGAAGAATTAAAAAGTGAAAGTGGAGAGTCGACAAAAAAAGGACTTTATCATCCCATAGACGAAAAGAACAAAAATATTTTTTATGCTTAATTGTTGGAGAATGTCATGAAAGAAAACCATATTTTAGAACAGATTCAGATTGATTTATCTTCAGAAAGATATGACTGTTCTTTAGTTATGGCCTCTGAAGAAATTCCCTTTGATCAGCTTTTAGTTTTTTTAGGGAATGATGCGAAGGAAAGGGAAAAAATTCTTCAAATTACAACTTTCAAACAAACGATGGCGCAGGAATCCAAAAAGAAGGAAGAATCCTATCATTTAGTGAAGTTTGTGGTTAATTTACCCTTTTCTGTGGAACCTTCTGCAGCTTCTCAGACAGCCAGTACATTGCTTTTTATCAATCGATTTCTCGAGCTTCCTGGATTTGAATTAGGAGAGCTTGAAGACCAGGTTTTCTATCGTTATGTGTTATTTACGAAGGGAAATAAAGTCGATCCATTGCTTTTGTTTAGTCTTATTGGAAATGTGATGATGATTATTGATCTCTTCAATGGAGTGATTGAAAGTGTCGCAAGTGGAGAGAAAACGTTTAATGATCTATTGGAAGAAATGTTATCCCTAACAAAGTGATAAAATATGGTCAAACAACCCGGTTTTCCAATTGGTCCTGAGCCCTCATTTTCTGAAATTGGTCAAGCTCCCATTAACGCGGATGGAATCGTTGTTGAACGCGCTCCTTCTTCGTCATCACCCACAATTTCGATGCATAAAAGAGGACGTGTTTCTCTTGAATCTACGGAATCCCTTTCTATCGAATCTATATCTGAAGAAAGTGATAGCGTTGATGAACTAGTAGAAAGCGTCGATAGAATTAAATTGCTGAATCACATTGGTTCAGTTTTAAGCAATGTCCCCCCTCCCACCTTTTCTGAATGGATCAAGACTAATCGCGAAGCCATCATTCAAGACATCCTATTTAATCAAGGGCATTCTTTTGCTGGTTCCAGAGATGCAACAGTTGATCATTTAACGAATGAACACCGCATTCTTAAAGAATTATCGCTGGCTGGATTGCTTGTCAATGAAGAAAAAAAATTAAGCTCGGAAGAGATTTTTTCACGTTTAATTCACGTTCTTCCAGAAACTTCTGAGAAAAATTTCCTTTTTTATAAGCATATTTTAAATGATGAGATTTCATCACACGTACGCGAATTGCAAAAAGAATACGAAGCAACGGGAGAACCCCATCTCAAAGATCAAATTGATACCCTCAATCATTGGTTAAAAAAGCAGCATTTAGACTTAAAGTCATCCCGTATGACAAAAGTTGAAAAAAATATTGAAATCACTGGAGCGGCCCTCAAAATCCCTTTACTATTCGCTGTGAAAGCTCTAGATTTCTTGCGTTATGCTGATGCAGCTTTTAGTTTTGTGACTTTAGGCACCACAAATGTTTTTAAATTAGGGTTTTCGATTTTTGATTTTGTTAAGGCTGTACGTCACAAGAAAATTCATAAAAAATGGTCTGAAGAATTTCACCCAGCACCCAGGGTCGTCGATAAAACAACGGCAGCCAATTTAACAAAAGCCGGGGAGGATATAGATACATTATTGCAAAGGCGGAGGAAAGAAGAAGATCGAAAATTGGAAATCAGACGACCTGAAATTGAAGCTCTTATAAAAAAAATCGATGCGGTGAGTACTCTTGAAGAGGCTCAAGTGTTGTTGAATGAAAAAGGTATTCGATTAGAGGATGTCCAGGGTGTTCTCACCCTCAATGCTCTTCAAGGGGAATTGCAAAAGCCTGGAGTAAAAGAACAGCTTTTACGTATCCATGCAAAGCATCAGGATGCTATGCAAGTGAGCACAAGAAATGCCATCCTCACTTCTGAAGCTATGAAGAGCCTTAGCTTAAAAAAGAAATTCGGTTTCAATGTGAAATTGAATTTTGCCAATTTATTTCTTACAGTCGTTACCGTGACCACCATCATTGTTCTAAATATTTTGATTATCGCAGCTGTTATCACAATGCCCCAGTTTGCATTGGCCGTTCTTGGCGTCGGTTTTTTTGTAGCAGCCGTCATTTTAGGAGGCGTGGGTCTTTTTTATTTTTACCGGAAAAGTCCGCATCGTTTTAAGGAGATGATCAAAGGGGTTAATCTGCGTTTAGGGATGTATGCCATTCCTTCAGCTTATCGAAACTTTTTCTTAAAAAGAAAGCAACAAAAACAGGTTAATGAACTGGCTTCTTCCTTTAGATTACGAGTCCAAATTCAACAGATAGAAAGCATTCTGAAGCAATTACCCCTTAATCCACAAAAGCTCCCAAAAGAGTTGCATGTCGTCGCTATTTCTTCTACTCCGTCTGCA
The DNA window shown above is from Parachlamydia acanthamoebae and carries:
- the htpG gene encoding molecular chaperone HtpG — encoded protein: MVTKTLEIHSENILPIIKRWLYSDKDIFIRELVSNACDAIHKVKILQDKGELSASSDDPFRIEIHIDKENKTLTFSDNGIGMDAEEVQKYIAQIAFSSAEEFMEKYKSHNETDQFIGHFGLGFYSAYMVASKVEINTLSYKEGAEPVRWICDGSAQYELEVGTRTKRGTEVILYVDKDSEEFLDPARIRQILNHYCSFLPYPVYLEDSHINHEEPLWIKSPSECTSEDYLRFYRHLYPMDPDPLFWVHLNVDYPFHLKGILYFPKLNRDFDISKNTVKLFCNRVFVSDNCKDVIPNYLMALRGVIDSPDIPLNVSRSYLQMDRTVRQLGNHISKKVADSLATLYRTERERFLECWSDVGQVVKLGILEDEKFYDKAKSFLVWKNVNGEWITVEEYLERNESKIKDKVFYTIDGEHLSHFAEVYHKQGIEILVANSPFDPYLIQFLERKLTPVVFKRVDSDIDESILDKEKEKTLLDAEGRTEAGKIADFVRSKLENENVEVEAKSLAAESVPGVVVIDEQQRRMRDYMRSLDPKDASRVKGLMDKRKLVINTNSPFVSLVQKLDQIQPELTGDLVKQIYEMALLSQKEMDPAELKEFLERNARLLEKLTEKLIDAKQQ
- a CDS encoding fibronectin type III domain-containing protein, translating into MRSSILSFFIFFLSVFIHLEGVNPICVYLTWSGDPLTTMTIQWITNLEEIKDELHFCQKDDQTKWQSKAGSHAKMPLHFPYLIHRTELTQLSPDTIYCFKFSEEGKTYQFKTMPADLEKPIHFVAGGDVYHDGIEYVIETNRQAAALNPCFALIGGDIAYSNTTRNMRWIEWLSAWEKTMVTQDGCLIPIVPGIGNHDVDGGFNQNPVDAPFYYALFGLPGYHAIDFGKYLSLVIMDSGHTHPIEGVQTHWLAKTLHEREAIPHKFALYHVPAYPCVRHYKYKYSVLVRTNWGTLFEQFGLNAAFENHDHAYKRTFPLKNRQVVPTGVLYLGDGAWGVKKPRAPKKPKKAWYLAFTAQKRHFIHVILSKDKREYQAIDHRGIVFDSVSQPVLQEQKI
- a CDS encoding formylglycine-generating enzyme family protein, whose amino-acid sequence is MKTIYFCFFWMIILGGLFCSGHADEATGTLVVTYQTGVKGERLDRVRFWLRQNDKNQQLHPANHACVEDLGKLSRTVVVENLVPGDYTLDFVIPNKDSFFSQPEKKHIKILPNQVTKVNQNLQPRYASIIIHTVAGEQAQFPRPPKISLHASCGKTVSYSSEGLLNADALNPGCYTIVFEELDGYACPKPLEVVLKPEEKLGPLTGLYLPNSLVREVSSEKEDVGTLLLFYNIHVSSEHLEHLKFRLKASNGHLLSQENLAKAAQYQLKSGLLAVLRELPAGRYEVEFYLDEQDISPKILSRKNFEIKKGEMNSVQMAFPSEEVVAFKEALLMHREMERRDKELAFSNNPKAMQPAFLTVKCNLSDTSWALYRRSMLIYTGTGSVDRLKVPPGGPYVIKPEKKDDFDIHMTPKGPFFLEASKFLQVDIFYEKQALIENVAENLPTITTPAFLSLDTEDYSKKDHLPPLLLAKVTGGKVIVGDPSKSIKENEQSSRILTLNPFEIGIYEVSNTEYVKWLNYALENRQIIYSAQAEHVGIVRDLNGHVLCKTREADPHSQIFTLEPSAGKTVFMFIADKGSHPVINVSWYGANAFCKDYDLRLPTEAEWEKAAGMHIQEEKEPLQKFLFGFSQNEIDPSWANYKSNDVPLKKERS
- a CDS encoding formylglycine-generating enzyme family protein codes for the protein MTTEVGFFNGRNKVNVGGREIITHDAKSPIGAYDMSGNVWEWVSESYTSGSTGAEKIVKGGCYDSLADGVRVAERLALDPEHTDSYTGFRVAKTTLPLELLKSKKETAKDVNTNVFPNPSK
- a CDS encoding type III secretion system chaperone encodes the protein MQLEEILREYGRRKGIGKLELDDEGICRLMINKTSTISFEKSLFDNGFFIYTSVGILPVDKEKELSLAALIGNLFGKETGQAHLGYEPNSRSLVLFTFISYEGLTYSKFNSDFEEFIYYMLYWISKFEELKSESGESTKKGLYHPIDEKNKNIFYA